A stretch of Paraburkholderia phenazinium DNA encodes these proteins:
- a CDS encoding SDR family NAD(P)-dependent oxidoreductase — MSNDLEGKVAVILGGTGGIGAATANRLANAGATVVVTSQSGVARAQRVVDSLPGSGHLAAVTSIADSASLADLANCVKSQLGRADILVNTAGFTRPIKHADLDALTDELIDEIMKVNWRAQFAAIRAFRTLLDESGDGLVVNVSSISGTTGVGSNIAYCAAKAGLDVMAASLGRALAPRIRVLNVSPGVVDTSFVPGRGSDFNDKVATTTPLGRIGTPEDIAAAIEACATHLKFSTGVAIVVDGGRRLN, encoded by the coding sequence GTGTCCAACGATCTCGAAGGAAAAGTGGCAGTCATTCTTGGCGGCACGGGTGGTATTGGTGCCGCTACGGCAAACCGGCTCGCCAATGCGGGTGCTACCGTTGTCGTCACCAGCCAGTCCGGCGTTGCCAGGGCACAGCGTGTGGTCGATTCACTGCCGGGCAGCGGCCACCTGGCAGCGGTGACGTCGATTGCCGATAGCGCGTCGCTCGCAGACCTCGCCAACTGCGTCAAGTCGCAACTGGGGCGGGCCGACATTCTGGTGAATACGGCTGGGTTCACCAGACCAATCAAACACGCGGACCTCGACGCGTTGACCGACGAACTGATCGACGAAATCATGAAAGTGAACTGGCGCGCGCAGTTCGCGGCAATTCGCGCCTTTCGCACGCTGCTCGACGAGTCGGGTGATGGTCTCGTGGTGAACGTATCGTCGATTTCCGGCACTACCGGTGTGGGCAGCAACATTGCCTACTGTGCGGCGAAGGCCGGCCTCGATGTGATGGCCGCATCGCTGGGGCGCGCGCTTGCGCCACGCATCCGCGTTCTGAATGTTTCTCCGGGCGTCGTGGATACGAGCTTTGTGCCTGGACGTGGCTCGGACTTTAACGACAAGGTGGCCACGACGACACCTCTGGGTCGCATTGGCACTCCTGAAGATATCGCCGCAGCAATCGAAGCGTGTGCGACCCACCTGAAATTCAGCACTGGCGTCGCGATTGTGGTCGATGGTGGCCGTCGTCTGAACTGA
- a CDS encoding (2Fe-2S)-binding protein codes for MSKDPQKPDATTDDPATVLERPTRRSFLTRVGAAGVAIGAGQLHSVALAEADPTIEEAPPASNVSADGANMHVRLNVNGTNYDLDIDSRTTLLDCLREHLHLTGTKKGCDHGQCGACTVHVDGRRVNSCLSLAVTHEDEAITTIEGLGKPGALHPMQAAFLEHDGFQCGYCTSGQIMSAVALLKEPYGHSDDDVKEAMSGNICRCGAYTNIVAAIQQIRRRV; via the coding sequence ATGAGTAAAGATCCCCAGAAACCGGACGCCACCACAGACGATCCTGCAACGGTGCTTGAACGCCCTACGCGTCGATCGTTCCTGACACGCGTGGGCGCTGCCGGGGTCGCAATCGGCGCCGGTCAACTTCATTCGGTGGCCCTCGCGGAGGCCGATCCCACCATCGAGGAAGCACCGCCAGCATCGAACGTGTCGGCAGATGGTGCCAACATGCACGTCCGCCTGAACGTCAACGGCACAAACTACGATCTGGATATCGATTCCCGCACGACCCTGCTCGACTGCCTGCGCGAGCATCTGCACCTGACCGGCACCAAGAAGGGCTGCGACCATGGCCAATGCGGTGCGTGTACGGTCCATGTGGATGGGCGGCGTGTAAATTCATGCCTCAGCCTTGCCGTCACCCACGAGGACGAGGCGATCACGACCATTGAGGGTCTTGGCAAGCCCGGAGCACTGCACCCGATGCAAGCGGCTTTCCTCGAACATGACGGGTTCCAGTGCGGGTACTGTACGTCCGGGCAGATCATGTCCGCCGTCGCGCTTCTCAAGGAGCCATACGGTCATAGCGACGACGATGTGAAGGAGGCCATGAGCGGGAATATCTGCCGCTGTGGCGCCTATACGAACATCGTGGCCGCGATCCAGCAGATTCGTCGCAGAGTTTAA
- a CDS encoding FAD binding domain-containing protein, giving the protein MESFQLKRVANVSQAIDSANPAANGQANGAPIRFLAGGTTLLDLMKLDVERPAQVIDIHRLPLDRVEAIDGGGITIGATVRNSDLANHPLIKSHYPVLSQALLSGASAQLRNMATTGGNLLQRTRCVYFRDTATPCNKREPGTGCSAIDGFNRNLAILGTSEHCIATNPSDMNVAMTALEATIHVEGAQGKRDIAIDDFFLLPGSTPERETSLKPGELITHVTLPASVPGNRMVYLKLRDRASYEFALASAAVVIKVSAGKIDHIRIALGGVGVRPWRSKEAEAQLLGQAPDATAFRAASEAALQSARVQSQNGFKVELAKRCIQHALTLATQTA; this is encoded by the coding sequence ATGGAATCCTTTCAGCTTAAACGCGTCGCCAATGTCAGCCAGGCGATCGACTCCGCGAATCCTGCCGCTAACGGCCAGGCCAACGGCGCCCCGATTCGTTTCCTTGCGGGAGGCACGACACTGCTCGATCTTATGAAGCTCGACGTCGAACGTCCGGCCCAGGTGATCGACATCCATCGCCTGCCACTCGATCGGGTCGAGGCCATCGACGGCGGTGGCATCACGATAGGCGCAACGGTCCGCAATTCGGATCTCGCCAATCATCCGCTAATCAAAAGCCATTATCCGGTTCTGTCGCAAGCGTTGCTATCCGGCGCATCCGCGCAATTGCGCAACATGGCGACGACCGGCGGCAACCTGCTGCAACGCACACGTTGTGTTTACTTTCGCGACACCGCAACACCCTGCAACAAGCGCGAACCCGGCACCGGCTGCTCGGCGATCGACGGCTTCAACCGGAACCTGGCCATTCTAGGAACCAGCGAGCACTGCATCGCGACGAACCCCTCGGACATGAACGTCGCGATGACCGCACTCGAGGCTACGATTCACGTCGAAGGCGCGCAGGGCAAGCGGGATATTGCTATCGACGATTTCTTTCTGTTGCCGGGGAGCACGCCCGAGCGTGAAACCTCGCTTAAACCGGGCGAACTCATTACTCATGTGACGCTTCCGGCGTCGGTGCCTGGCAATCGCATGGTCTATCTCAAGCTGCGCGACCGCGCGTCGTATGAGTTCGCATTGGCGTCGGCAGCGGTCGTCATCAAGGTCTCAGCGGGCAAGATCGATCACATCCGTATTGCGTTAGGCGGTGTAGGCGTCAGGCCTTGGCGCTCAAAAGAGGCTGAAGCGCAATTGCTTGGACAAGCGCCGGACGCCACGGCTTTTCGTGCTGCGAGTGAAGCAGCGCTGCAATCGGCGCGCGTACAAAGCCAAAACGGCTTCAAGGTCGAACTCGCAAAGCGCTGCATCCAGCACGCACTCACACTTGCCACACAGACTGCCTGA
- a CDS encoding xanthine dehydrogenase family protein molybdopterin-binding subunit gives MPLASTKAQPIIGGDFTRIDGPLKVSGTATYTSDVNLPGTLYAVPVCATIAKGRITRLDTAAAAGMPGVRAVFTRENIGKFYRVGFAVDTRIDEKRPPFEDDNIYYYGQYIGVVVADTFERASAASRAVTVAYSSSQPDVRAEMSADQTPSVDTHRGDPDAAFAAAPDTQKLDETYTTPVETHNPIELHATVAVFDGTNYTFYETSQSIVNQRLVMAQMLGVSQDQVRVIMKYLGSGFGGKLFPWSHSLLAGAAARNLMRPVKLVVTREMMFHNVGHRTSTQQRMRISATPDGRFTSFQQDYVYQTARKEMRKENCGETTGYLYSSPNLRATAAYSRRDIAPSTSMRGPGAVPGLFAIESAVDELAIKLNLDPVRLRLVNEPEIDEGLRVPFSSRHLKECITLGAEKFGWAQRTPAVGSMRRDGLVLGWGMAAGSWAARRLPTEILVELHADGTARVSTATQDIGTGTYTVLGQMVSNLTGVPLERVSVALGDTRLPPGPLSGGSMVTASLVPAVTQAAQAAIQQLLIAASQADNSPFNGQPVTELAFDHGMIYRKGTSPGAGVPFERILAPAQVNMVVGRGRSGSSADDPDAAKISIHSYCAHFIEVTWQPETARLRVNRVVSLIDGGKIINARTARNQIEGAVVMGVGMALFEETHYDKRSGAPINRNLADYVMTTHADAPKIDVTFLDYPDLALNPLGARGIGEIGLAGIAPAITSAVYHATGVRVRNLPVRIEDLLAAQVSA, from the coding sequence ATGCCATTAGCTAGCACTAAAGCGCAGCCGATTATCGGCGGCGACTTCACTCGAATCGACGGTCCGCTTAAAGTCAGCGGCACCGCCACCTATACTTCGGACGTCAATCTGCCCGGGACGCTTTACGCCGTGCCTGTTTGCGCGACGATCGCCAAAGGGCGCATCACACGTCTGGACACCGCCGCGGCCGCAGGCATGCCGGGCGTTCGAGCGGTATTCACGCGCGAGAACATCGGCAAGTTCTATCGCGTCGGTTTTGCGGTGGACACCCGTATCGACGAAAAGCGCCCTCCTTTCGAAGACGACAACATTTACTACTATGGCCAGTACATCGGCGTGGTGGTGGCCGATACATTCGAGCGGGCAAGCGCAGCATCGCGCGCGGTGACGGTGGCGTATTCGTCGAGCCAACCCGATGTCCGCGCGGAGATGTCAGCGGACCAGACGCCGAGCGTCGATACGCACCGCGGTGACCCGGATGCAGCGTTCGCAGCAGCTCCAGATACGCAGAAGCTGGACGAGACGTACACGACGCCCGTTGAAACGCACAACCCCATCGAATTGCATGCAACGGTAGCCGTATTCGATGGAACGAACTACACGTTCTACGAAACGTCGCAATCCATCGTCAACCAGCGCCTCGTCATGGCGCAGATGCTCGGTGTGTCGCAGGACCAGGTACGCGTGATCATGAAGTACCTGGGCTCCGGATTTGGCGGCAAGCTGTTCCCGTGGTCGCACTCATTGCTCGCCGGCGCCGCGGCGCGCAATCTGATGCGGCCCGTGAAGCTGGTGGTGACTCGCGAGATGATGTTCCACAACGTCGGTCACCGTACCAGCACGCAACAACGCATGCGCATCTCCGCGACGCCCGACGGACGCTTCACCTCGTTCCAGCAGGACTACGTCTATCAGACCGCGCGCAAGGAAATGCGCAAGGAGAACTGCGGCGAGACCACAGGCTATCTGTACAGCTCGCCTAACCTGCGCGCAACCGCCGCCTATTCGCGCCGCGACATTGCACCGAGCACGTCGATGCGAGGCCCCGGTGCCGTTCCAGGACTGTTCGCCATCGAGTCGGCTGTGGACGAGCTCGCTATCAAGCTCAATCTCGATCCTGTTCGCTTGCGCCTCGTCAACGAGCCCGAGATCGACGAAGGCCTGAGAGTGCCGTTTTCGTCCCGGCATCTCAAGGAGTGCATCACGCTCGGCGCCGAGAAATTCGGCTGGGCACAACGCACGCCTGCGGTGGGTTCCATGCGCCGCGACGGCCTCGTGTTGGGCTGGGGCATGGCGGCCGGCTCGTGGGCCGCACGGCGCCTCCCGACGGAGATCCTCGTCGAGCTTCACGCCGATGGGACGGCACGCGTCTCGACCGCGACCCAGGACATCGGTACGGGGACGTACACCGTGCTGGGCCAGATGGTGTCCAACCTGACTGGCGTCCCGCTCGAGCGCGTCTCCGTGGCACTCGGCGATACGCGCTTGCCACCCGGACCGCTGTCTGGTGGCTCGATGGTGACCGCATCGCTAGTTCCAGCGGTGACGCAGGCCGCGCAGGCCGCGATCCAACAGCTCCTGATCGCGGCGTCCCAGGCAGATAATTCGCCGTTCAACGGCCAACCGGTGACGGAACTCGCGTTCGACCACGGCATGATCTACCGTAAGGGCACCTCACCAGGCGCGGGCGTGCCGTTCGAGCGAATCCTCGCGCCGGCGCAGGTCAATATGGTAGTCGGCCGGGGCCGCTCCGGTTCAAGCGCGGACGATCCCGACGCGGCGAAAATTTCGATCCACTCGTATTGCGCGCACTTCATCGAGGTCACCTGGCAGCCCGAAACTGCTCGATTGCGAGTCAACCGCGTAGTGAGCCTGATCGACGGCGGCAAGATCATCAACGCGCGCACTGCCCGCAACCAGATTGAAGGGGCCGTGGTAATGGGCGTCGGCATGGCGCTGTTCGAAGAGACACACTACGACAAGCGCAGCGGAGCACCGATCAACCGCAACCTCGCTGACTATGTGATGACCACGCATGCCGATGCGCCGAAAATCGACGTGACGTTCCTCGACTATCCGGACCTTGCGTTGAATCCGCTCGGCGCACGGGGGATCGGCGAAATTGGCCTGGCAGGCATTGCACCTGCCATTACCAGCGCCGTATATCATGCAACCGGTGTACGGGTGCGCAATCTTCCGGTTCGAATCGAGGATCTGCTAGCGGCTCAGGTCTCTGCGTAA
- a CDS encoding gamma carbonic anhydrase family protein, which produces MSEHQDARQFGTPTVHKTAFVARGTSIIGDVQIGEQASIWFNCVLRGDVQRIVIGARTNIQDGSILHGTTNGPPTLVGSQVTVGHGAILHACTIEDLAFVGFGARVLDNAIVRAGGMLAAGAVLTPGKVVGSGELWAGNPAKLLRPLTEQELAGMTTSADRYVALAERYMFSKPVVLHF; this is translated from the coding sequence ATGAGCGAGCATCAGGACGCCCGACAGTTCGGGACACCCACCGTGCACAAAACGGCATTCGTTGCGCGCGGTACGTCGATCATTGGCGACGTGCAGATTGGCGAGCAAGCGTCGATCTGGTTCAACTGCGTATTACGCGGGGACGTACAGCGCATTGTGATCGGTGCGCGAACGAATATTCAGGACGGTTCGATTCTGCACGGCACGACCAATGGCCCGCCGACTCTGGTCGGCAGCCAGGTCACCGTGGGACATGGCGCAATCCTGCATGCGTGCACCATCGAGGATCTGGCGTTCGTGGGGTTCGGTGCGCGCGTGCTGGACAACGCAATTGTCCGTGCCGGCGGCATGCTGGCGGCGGGTGCGGTGCTGACGCCGGGGAAGGTGGTTGGGTCGGGAGAGTTATGGGCCGGCAATCCTGCCAAACTCTTGCGTCCACTCACAGAGCAGGAGCTCGCCGGGATGACCACATCGGCAGACCGCTATGTGGCGCTTGCGGAGCGGTACATGTTCTCCAAACCGGTCGTGCTGCATTTCTAA
- a CDS encoding dioxygenase codes for MTDLSHLDSIVDDADSITDVVLAAMSRTDDARLKQIVDALVRHAHAFFREVRLTDQEFEKGIEFVKAIGQATVDDHNEVVLCSDVLGFSTLVTLLNTIDKTDRTPGALLGPFYRGNSPEYRNGDCIVDDGSPGAPLFVRARVVDRANRPVANAMVDVWQASPVGLYENQDPEQPDMNLRGRFRTDADGYFRFRSVRPAGYPIPTHGPVGVLLDKQHRHPYRPAHIHFVVIAEGYETLVSQVFADDSEYLGSDVVFGVIRSLVGTFELHEDGNAPDADVSGPYYTLGYEFVLAEGTPTYPTPPIK; via the coding sequence ATGACCGATTTATCGCATCTGGACAGTATCGTGGACGATGCTGATTCGATTACGGACGTGGTGCTTGCCGCAATGAGCCGGACCGACGACGCCCGGCTCAAGCAGATCGTCGACGCGCTAGTACGTCACGCCCACGCGTTCTTCCGGGAAGTCAGGTTGACGGACCAGGAGTTCGAGAAGGGCATTGAATTTGTCAAAGCGATTGGCCAGGCCACCGTGGACGATCACAACGAGGTTGTGTTGTGCTCGGACGTGCTGGGCTTTTCAACATTGGTCACGCTGCTCAATACGATCGACAAGACCGACCGGACACCCGGCGCGCTGCTCGGCCCGTTCTATCGCGGCAATTCACCTGAATACCGCAATGGCGACTGCATCGTCGACGATGGTTCGCCCGGTGCGCCGTTGTTCGTGCGCGCTCGCGTAGTCGATCGGGCAAACCGGCCAGTCGCGAATGCCATGGTCGACGTGTGGCAAGCGTCGCCGGTGGGTCTGTACGAAAACCAGGACCCGGAGCAGCCCGATATGAATCTTCGTGGCCGCTTCAGAACGGATGCCGACGGTTACTTCCGCTTTCGCTCCGTCAGGCCCGCGGGCTATCCGATCCCTACGCACGGTCCGGTTGGCGTGCTGCTCGACAAGCAGCACCGGCATCCGTATCGCCCGGCTCATATTCACTTCGTTGTTATTGCTGAGGGCTACGAAACCCTGGTGAGCCAGGTCTTTGCAGACGATTCGGAATACCTGGGATCGGACGTCGTGTTCGGCGTTATTCGCTCATTGGTCGGCACATTCGAACTGCACGAAGACGGCAACGCCCCTGACGCGGATGTGAGCGGACCGTATTACACACTCGGGTACGAATTTGTGCTGGCCGAAGGGACGCCGACGTACCCGACGCCCCCCATCAAATAA
- a CDS encoding sensor histidine kinase, translating into MTSRLLFVYTITFLFSMLLLLVFVEHAVTGQMEHEVDVVMDWQLIYFDSTPDNMLPEAIQDRLENSHMHANYYGLFTSDGRHIAGNVMAFPPQLTVDRDGVTLARTLSVTGRRPVPMVRAMAERRKNGDILLVSRDVTNIFHIRKAIIRAFSMGGTFCLAAGIALGLAMSVRQMRRVRAIRRVTLRISQGDLNQRLPTGGRDEIDMLSHLVNHMLDEVERLIGEMKGACDSIAHDLRTPLAHVIVLLGSMAHRAGGLKDQPMLDLIARARSDTDRLLQRFRAILRISEIGALKRREGFADVEMETLVREVGELYEPLAESRSVQFVMHVEPIPGIHGDRNLLFEALSNLVDNAIKFTPEGGTVKVELRKTPAGPQVTVADTGPGIPAAEHDLVLQRFYRSKSTEHHAGSGIGLSIVSAVLRVHDFTMRLANADPGVRVIIDCWSRSLG; encoded by the coding sequence ATGACCTCGCGGCTATTGTTCGTCTATACGATCACCTTTCTGTTTTCAATGCTGTTGCTGCTGGTCTTCGTGGAGCACGCAGTGACCGGGCAGATGGAGCACGAAGTCGACGTGGTGATGGATTGGCAACTGATCTATTTCGATTCGACGCCCGATAACATGCTTCCCGAGGCGATCCAGGATCGCCTCGAAAATTCGCACATGCACGCCAACTACTACGGGTTATTTACATCCGATGGCAGGCACATTGCGGGTAACGTGATGGCGTTTCCCCCGCAGTTGACCGTCGACAGGGATGGCGTGACGCTGGCGCGCACGTTGTCTGTCACAGGCAGGCGCCCGGTGCCCATGGTGCGTGCGATGGCAGAGCGGCGCAAGAACGGCGACATATTGCTGGTCAGCCGCGATGTCACGAACATCTTTCACATCCGTAAGGCGATCATCAGGGCATTTTCGATGGGCGGCACGTTTTGCCTGGCCGCTGGCATTGCTTTGGGGCTTGCCATGAGTGTGCGGCAGATGAGACGTGTGAGGGCGATTCGTCGCGTCACGCTGCGAATTTCGCAAGGCGATCTGAACCAGCGTCTGCCAACAGGCGGCCGCGATGAAATCGACATGCTGTCGCATCTTGTGAATCACATGCTCGATGAAGTCGAGCGGCTGATCGGTGAAATGAAGGGGGCGTGCGATAGCATTGCCCACGATCTTCGCACCCCGCTTGCGCACGTCATTGTGCTGCTCGGTAGCATGGCGCATCGGGCCGGAGGCCTGAAAGACCAGCCAATGCTGGACCTGATTGCGCGTGCCCGATCCGATACCGACCGCTTGCTGCAGCGCTTCCGGGCAATCCTGCGGATCTCGGAGATCGGCGCGCTGAAACGCCGCGAGGGATTTGCCGATGTGGAGATGGAAACACTCGTGCGGGAAGTCGGGGAGCTTTATGAGCCGCTGGCCGAAAGCCGGTCGGTTCAATTCGTCATGCACGTGGAGCCGATTCCCGGGATTCATGGGGACCGCAATCTGCTGTTCGAGGCGCTGAGCAACCTGGTGGATAACGCCATCAAGTTCACGCCGGAGGGCGGCACCGTCAAGGTGGAACTGAGAAAAACACCGGCCGGCCCGCAGGTCACCGTTGCCGACACAGGACCTGGTATTCCGGCCGCTGAACATGATCTGGTGCTGCAGCGGTTCTACCGGAGCAAAAGCACGGAGCATCATGCTGGCTCTGGCATCGGTCTAAGCATCGTGTCGGCGGTGCTGCGCGTGCACGACTTTACGATGAGGTTGGCGAACGCGGATCCGGGCGTCCGCGTGATCATTGATTGCTGGTCGCGCTCCCTCGGGTGA
- a CDS encoding 3-keto-5-aminohexanoate cleavage protein — MHARKTIITCAVTGNLTKPEQHPGLPITPHQIATSALEAAQAGAAVVHIHVRDPQTGRPSMEIELYRQVIELIRAVDHELIINLTTGPGGRFIPSDHDPKVAAAGTTLLPPEKRVEHIAALKPDICSLDLNTMNSGGDVVINTPKNVRRMASVIREAGVKPELEIFDSGDLHLALDLIKEGVLDGPGLWTFVMGVKYGFAATPETLFYARNFLPQGAAWSAFGIGRTEFPIVAQAWLAGGHVRVGLEDNIYISEGVLAETNAVLVARARDIVLSLGGEIATPREAREQLGLVK, encoded by the coding sequence ATGCATGCACGTAAAACCATCATCACCTGTGCGGTGACAGGTAACCTGACAAAGCCGGAGCAGCATCCTGGCCTGCCCATCACGCCGCATCAGATCGCTACGTCGGCATTGGAAGCAGCACAGGCCGGCGCTGCCGTCGTTCACATTCATGTGCGCGATCCGCAAACCGGCCGGCCCTCGATGGAAATCGAGCTGTACCGGCAGGTGATCGAACTCATCCGTGCCGTCGATCACGAGCTGATCATCAATCTGACCACCGGTCCCGGCGGGCGCTTTATTCCGAGCGACCACGATCCCAAGGTGGCGGCAGCTGGAACGACATTGTTGCCGCCTGAAAAGCGGGTCGAGCACATTGCCGCATTGAAGCCAGATATCTGCAGCCTGGATCTGAATACGATGAACTCAGGTGGCGACGTCGTGATCAACACGCCGAAGAACGTGCGGCGCATGGCTAGTGTGATACGCGAAGCGGGCGTCAAGCCGGAGCTTGAAATCTTCGATTCCGGTGACCTGCACCTCGCGCTCGATCTGATCAAGGAAGGTGTACTCGACGGGCCGGGACTCTGGACGTTCGTCATGGGCGTGAAGTACGGCTTCGCTGCAACGCCGGAGACGCTGTTCTATGCACGCAACTTTCTCCCGCAAGGCGCGGCCTGGTCGGCTTTCGGCATTGGCCGCACGGAATTCCCCATTGTCGCGCAGGCTTGGCTGGCCGGCGGGCATGTGCGTGTTGGCCTCGAAGACAACATCTACATCTCCGAAGGGGTGCTGGCCGAAACCAACGCGGTGCTGGTGGCTCGTGCACGGGATATCGTCCTGTCGCTCGGTGGAGAGATTGCGACGCCACGGGAGGCGCGCGAACAACTGGGCCTGGTGAAATGA
- a CDS encoding arabinofuranosidase catalytic domain-containing protein gives MMSRGVGLLSVLLAMTVALAACDGGSSGTSASQAVAAASSSPTQAAAQAAAQTSANTSSEEASTANPLPCDAAAEANTPCSAAHSVTRLLTKHYSGPLFQIQRASDNTTLNVYPYTSGNLPNGSDRSLVGSANVKSADSFCNRTTCSVTYIYDQIDLVSPLKGGAFGNVTGTLTLNSDGTESLTIPSTSAPASTSTAAKKSTTVPVLNGFATITLPGTSGTLTVQLLQPPTALTTAAPTEQVSIGNDLPALPGTPAQLGFVPLQGAEVPALGTLAGQAYRNRFGTVNQSIGDSEIAEYMVAGAHYSQSSTCCGTYGNMESSANPSTYAHGEIEGEMFALAFSNGNAAVFGYCDGDSAQPSTVKDPVCNALDTNWPGVDAEAGVYLYGPQQPAKEKFVTVLSKYSPVTASNIFVVKGGSASQSVLTPVYDAAPPEALNFESDAGHAFNGQWQGGLSLGEGGDGSAAPIQFFEGAVITKATSNTTDNAIQASIASFYGPPANKTTAACYANNLIDSPLSLATPDVWAQQNGGTAEPATDVSGVDKGAATVISTNGSSVSNVREIIRVQGGQSYSFSDYVLATTNATVFPGGSIQTDDPSGTEFAWVLNTNTGAVVRGTWGAGQATSVSAVKEGNWWKVTMTLTAPVGSNNAQVFIDPPTSSAAGVRTQQTPYLSATHYCPSLAIANNSTM, from the coding sequence ATGATGTCCAGAGGAGTTGGGTTACTTTCCGTTCTGTTAGCGATGACAGTCGCGCTTGCCGCATGCGACGGCGGCAGTAGCGGCACATCTGCATCTCAGGCTGTAGCAGCCGCAAGTTCGTCGCCAACGCAAGCCGCCGCCCAGGCCGCGGCGCAGACGAGCGCCAATACGTCATCGGAAGAAGCGTCAACGGCGAACCCCCTGCCGTGTGACGCCGCAGCCGAGGCCAACACACCGTGCTCCGCGGCTCATAGCGTGACACGGCTGTTGACAAAGCACTACTCGGGGCCGCTGTTCCAGATTCAGCGGGCGTCCGACAATACAACGCTGAACGTTTATCCCTATACGTCGGGCAACTTGCCCAATGGCTCCGACCGCTCGTTGGTGGGCTCGGCGAATGTGAAAAGCGCAGACTCGTTCTGCAACAGGACAACCTGCTCCGTCACGTACATCTACGATCAGATCGACCTGGTTTCACCTCTGAAGGGAGGCGCGTTCGGAAACGTGACGGGGACGCTGACACTCAACTCGGACGGAACAGAGTCACTGACCATTCCGAGCACCAGCGCACCGGCGAGTACCAGTACCGCTGCGAAGAAGTCGACGACCGTTCCGGTGCTGAACGGCTTTGCGACGATCACGCTTCCGGGAACCAGTGGCACGCTGACTGTGCAACTGTTGCAGCCGCCTACTGCGTTGACCACGGCGGCGCCGACCGAACAGGTATCGATTGGTAACGATCTGCCGGCGCTACCCGGCACGCCCGCACAACTCGGCTTCGTGCCGCTGCAAGGCGCCGAGGTTCCAGCGCTGGGTACGTTGGCGGGACAGGCATATCGCAACCGGTTCGGCACGGTGAACCAGTCGATCGGCGACTCGGAGATTGCCGAATACATGGTCGCGGGGGCGCACTATAGCCAGTCCTCGACCTGCTGCGGCACCTACGGGAACATGGAAAGCAGCGCTAACCCGAGCACCTATGCGCACGGAGAAATTGAGGGCGAAATGTTTGCGCTGGCGTTCTCAAACGGCAATGCCGCAGTGTTTGGCTATTGCGACGGTGATTCGGCCCAACCGTCCACTGTAAAAGACCCTGTCTGCAACGCACTCGATACCAACTGGCCAGGCGTCGATGCAGAAGCTGGCGTCTACCTCTATGGTCCGCAGCAGCCTGCGAAGGAGAAATTTGTCACCGTACTCTCCAAATACTCACCCGTGACGGCGTCCAATATCTTCGTTGTCAAGGGCGGTTCCGCCTCACAGAGCGTACTCACTCCAGTCTACGATGCGGCGCCTCCGGAAGCGCTTAACTTTGAGAGCGATGCAGGCCATGCCTTCAACGGACAATGGCAAGGCGGCCTCTCGCTTGGCGAAGGCGGTGACGGTAGCGCTGCGCCTATCCAGTTCTTCGAAGGCGCGGTGATTACCAAGGCAACCTCCAACACAACCGACAACGCAATTCAGGCCAGCATTGCTAGCTTCTATGGTCCGCCGGCCAACAAGACCACGGCAGCCTGCTATGCGAACAACCTGATCGATTCGCCGTTGAGTCTCGCAACGCCGGATGTTTGGGCGCAACAGAATGGCGGCACCGCAGAGCCTGCAACGGATGTGTCGGGAGTGGACAAAGGAGCTGCGACGGTTATCAGCACAAACGGCTCGTCGGTGTCGAACGTCCGCGAGATCATCAGGGTTCAGGGCGGACAATCGTATAGTTTCAGCGACTATGTGCTTGCGACTACTAACGCAACGGTCTTTCCTGGAGGCTCGATTCAGACCGACGACCCGAGCGGCACCGAATTCGCATGGGTTCTCAATACGAATACGGGTGCTGTAGTGCGCGGGACGTGGGGCGCGGGGCAGGCTACGTCGGTCTCCGCAGTGAAAGAGGGGAACTGGTGGAAAGTGACAATGACGCTCACCGCTCCCGTGGGATCGAACAATGCGCAAGTGTTTATTGATCCGCCTACGTCTAGCGCGGCTGGCGTTCGCACACAGCAAACGCCGTATCTGAGCGCGACGCATTATTGCCCGAGCCTGGCTATCGCCAACAACTCGACCATGTAG